A region of Streptomyces sp. WMMC500 DNA encodes the following proteins:
- a CDS encoding sec-independent translocase, producing the protein MFFDIGPLELIALIILATIVFGPDKLPKVIQDATRFIRKVREFSDSAKEDIRKELGPEFKDFEFEDLNPKNFAKKHLLDNDDLGLKEIRNGFDLKKEVAEVGEAARTVGDMDDDGAGKKPLSLTKDGGSGPDGRSDAAGEAKGTTTAERPPYDADAT; encoded by the coding sequence GTGTTCTTCGACATAGGACCCCTCGAGCTGATCGCTCTCATCATCCTGGCCACGATCGTCTTCGGCCCCGACAAACTGCCCAAGGTCATCCAGGACGCGACGCGGTTCATCCGCAAGGTCCGGGAGTTCTCCGACAGCGCCAAGGAGGACATCCGCAAGGAGCTGGGCCCGGAGTTCAAGGACTTCGAGTTCGAGGACCTGAACCCGAAGAACTTCGCCAAGAAGCACCTCCTCGACAACGACGACCTGGGTCTGAAGGAGATCCGCAACGGCTTCGACCTCAAGAAGGAGGTCGCCGAGGTCGGCGAGGCGGCGCGCACCGTGGGGGACATGGACGACGACGGCGCGGGGAAGAAACCGCTGAGCCTGACGAAGGACGGCGGCAGCGGCCCGGACGGCCGGAGCGACGCCGCAGGTGAGGCGAAGGGTACGACCACGGCCGAGCGCCCGCCGTACGACGCGGACGCCACCTGA
- a CDS encoding sigma-70 family RNA polymerase sigma factor, which produces MAKPQAAADELGELFARSHAEMIGKARKLLDIAGIPQCAADADDIVSSAFVEAVKRRDELNHPRAFVYLKIAKKVDELAKKEARRSRLETRRAADPLRCDGPPVAPDLSVLVTDRMRVHVALRDLPEQQRHALWAVEGMGYTRRETADLLGVRPGTVAQHVWRGRVTLQTVLAVIVAILLILIGILTGGVADGGVIASMFPWLDRGDERKRRDKRE; this is translated from the coding sequence ATGGCTAAGCCGCAAGCGGCAGCCGACGAACTGGGCGAGTTGTTTGCCCGGTCCCACGCGGAGATGATCGGCAAGGCCCGCAAGCTGCTCGACATCGCGGGAATTCCGCAGTGCGCGGCCGATGCCGACGACATCGTCAGCTCGGCGTTCGTCGAGGCGGTGAAGCGGCGTGACGAGCTGAACCACCCGCGCGCCTTCGTGTACCTGAAGATCGCCAAGAAGGTGGACGAGCTGGCCAAGAAGGAGGCCAGGCGCTCCCGCCTGGAGACGAGGCGCGCGGCCGACCCGCTGCGTTGTGACGGCCCGCCGGTCGCCCCGGACCTCAGTGTCCTGGTGACCGATCGCATGCGAGTGCACGTCGCGCTTCGGGACCTTCCGGAGCAGCAGCGCCACGCACTATGGGCAGTCGAGGGTATGGGCTACACCCGGCGGGAGACCGCGGACCTCCTGGGCGTGCGCCCCGGCACGGTGGCGCAGCATGTCTGGCGTGGCAGGGTGACGTTGCAGACGGTGCTTGCCGTCATCGTGGCGATCCTCTTGATCCTCATCGGAATCCTGACCGGGGGTGTGGCAGACGGAGGCGTGATCGCTTCCATGTTCCCCTGGCTCGATCGCGGGGACGAGCGCAAGCGTCGGGACAAGCGCGAATGA
- a CDS encoding alpha/beta hydrolase, with product MSKPPFVALPAGAEALLIETPRGEFAALRAGRPVRGTALLLPGFTGSKEDFIALLEPLAAAGYRAVAVDGRGQYESAGPADEAGYAQDELAGDVLALATALAAPDGTPPHVVGHSLGGHIARAAALRAPGAFSSLTLMSSGPGIVCAEQRSRAKLLGDALVTHDMETVWQAMRAFDPPEAAEARTPAEVTEFLHRRWLGTSPAQLIATARQLCEEPDRTAELAGLPLPVHVLTGTSDYVWPVAEMDDMALRLRAHRTVVDGADHSPNVDRPVETATALAAFWSAAPAATAG from the coding sequence ATGAGCAAGCCGCCGTTCGTCGCGTTGCCGGCCGGGGCCGAGGCCCTGCTGATCGAGACCCCGCGCGGGGAGTTCGCCGCGCTGCGGGCCGGGCGGCCCGTACGCGGGACCGCGCTCCTGCTGCCCGGGTTCACCGGCAGCAAGGAGGACTTCATCGCCCTGCTCGAACCGCTCGCCGCCGCCGGCTACCGCGCCGTCGCCGTGGACGGCCGCGGGCAGTACGAGTCGGCGGGCCCCGCCGACGAGGCCGGGTACGCGCAGGACGAGCTCGCGGGGGACGTCCTCGCCCTCGCCACCGCGCTCGCCGCCCCCGACGGCACCCCGCCCCACGTCGTCGGGCACTCCCTCGGCGGCCACATCGCCCGCGCCGCCGCCCTCCGCGCCCCCGGCGCGTTCTCCTCGCTGACGCTCATGAGCAGCGGCCCCGGCATCGTCTGCGCGGAGCAGCGGTCCCGCGCGAAGCTCCTGGGCGACGCCCTCGTCACGCACGACATGGAGACCGTCTGGCAGGCCATGCGCGCCTTCGACCCGCCCGAGGCCGCCGAGGCCCGCACCCCCGCCGAGGTGACGGAGTTCCTGCACCGCCGCTGGCTCGGCACCAGCCCCGCCCAGCTCATCGCCACCGCCCGGCAACTGTGCGAGGAGCCCGACAGGACCGCGGAGCTGGCCGGTCTGCCCCTGCCCGTACACGTCCTGACCGGGACGTCCGACTACGTCTGGCCGGTGGCGGAGATGGACGACATGGCGCTCAGGCTGCGGGCCCACCGCACCGTCGTCGACGGCGCCGACCACTCCCCCAACGTCGACCGCCCCGTCGAGACCGCCACCGCCCTCGCCGCTTTCTGGTCGGCCGCCCCGGCGGCGACGGCCGGGTGA
- a CDS encoding Mrp/NBP35 family ATP-binding protein, with amino-acid sequence MAVTEEAVRAALATVNDPEIHRPITDLGMVKSVDIGTDGSVAVAVFLTIAGCPMRDTITSRVTDAVQKVAGVTSVTVELDVMSDEQRKALAASLRNGKAEREIPFAQPGSLTRVYAVASGKGGVGKSSVTVNLAAAMAADGLKVGVVDADIYGHSVPRMLGTDAEPTQVEDMIMPPTAHDVKVISIGMFTPGNTPVVWRGPMLHRALQQFLADVFWGDLDVLLLDLPPGTGDIAISVAQLVPNAEILVVTTPQQAAAEVAERAGAIAVQTHQKIVGVVENMSGLPCPHCGEMVDVFGTGGGKQVAEGLTRTTGAQVPVLGAIPIDVTLRAGGDEGKPVVLADPDSPAGATLRAIAAQLGGRPRGLAGMSLGVTPRNKF; translated from the coding sequence ATGGCTGTCACAGAAGAGGCGGTGCGCGCCGCGCTCGCGACGGTGAACGACCCGGAGATCCACCGGCCGATCACCGACCTCGGCATGGTCAAGTCGGTCGACATCGGGACAGACGGCTCGGTGGCCGTCGCGGTCTTCCTGACCATCGCCGGCTGTCCGATGCGGGACACGATCACCTCGCGGGTCACGGACGCGGTCCAGAAGGTCGCGGGTGTGACGTCCGTCACCGTCGAGTTGGACGTGATGAGCGACGAGCAGCGCAAGGCGCTCGCCGCGTCCCTGCGCAACGGCAAGGCGGAGCGCGAGATCCCCTTCGCCCAGCCCGGCTCGCTGACCCGGGTGTACGCGGTGGCGTCCGGCAAGGGCGGCGTCGGCAAGTCGTCCGTGACGGTCAACCTGGCGGCGGCGATGGCGGCGGACGGGCTGAAGGTCGGGGTCGTCGACGCCGACATCTACGGCCACTCCGTCCCGCGCATGCTCGGCACGGACGCCGAGCCCACGCAGGTCGAGGACATGATCATGCCCCCGACGGCGCACGACGTGAAGGTCATCTCCATCGGGATGTTCACGCCGGGCAACACGCCGGTCGTCTGGCGCGGCCCGATGCTGCACCGCGCGCTGCAGCAGTTCCTCGCGGACGTCTTCTGGGGCGACCTCGACGTGCTCCTCCTCGACCTGCCCCCGGGCACGGGCGACATCGCGATCTCCGTCGCGCAGTTGGTCCCGAACGCCGAGATCCTCGTCGTCACCACGCCGCAGCAGGCCGCGGCCGAGGTCGCCGAGCGGGCGGGCGCGATCGCCGTGCAGACGCACCAGAAGATCGTCGGCGTGGTGGAGAACATGTCGGGCCTGCCCTGCCCGCACTGCGGCGAGATGGTCGACGTCTTCGGCACCGGCGGCGGCAAGCAGGTCGCCGAGGGGCTGACGCGCACGACCGGCGCGCAGGTGCCGGTGCTCGGCGCGATCCCGATCGACGTGACGCTGCGGGCCGGCGGCGACGAGGGCAAGCCCGTCGTCCTCGCCGACCCGGACTCCCCCGCGGGCGCGACGCTGCGCGCCATAGCGGCACAGCTCGGCGGCCGGCCGCGCGGGCTCGCGGGGATGTCGCTGGGCGTCACGCCGCGCAACAAGTTCTGA
- a CDS encoding trypsin-like peptidase domain-containing protein, with the protein MGGDRGVAGPPVEDDDTTQLAVISDSDPRPAGDLPGPRGPVADAPGAPAAAATGGAESDVPRQPAPGDPRYPGPQPGHPGAPGPQAGPPAPYGHGAQTPPHGAPPPGGVPAPGGPGHAGSGRPPGAPPPTAHGMPGPGAPHPGPGGPGTPGATGATAPYTHPQGAPAGGQWQRYDPWAPAHAAHAPERRKGRVATLVGALVIALVAGGIGGAIGSYIERNGTPGQVELDQSSATDDGGKRPPGSVAGIARSALPGVVTLRVSGVAEQSTGTGFVLDKRGHILTNNHVVQPAEDGGDITVTFSGGESKSAEVVGGDAGYDLAVVRVEGVSGLKPLPLGNSGSVAVGDPVVAIGAPYDLPNTVTSGIISAKERPITAGGEQGDGSDVSYVNALQTDAPINPGNSGGPLLDSEGRVIGINSAIRGADNGSGEPQTEQGGSIGLGFAIPVNKGAEVAEELINTGKATHPVIGVTLNMQYTGDGAQVGTSAEEGGTEPVTPGGPADTAGIEPGDVITGVDGEAVHNGEELIVKIRSRSPQDELTLTIERDGEELTVDVTLGEGESTD; encoded by the coding sequence GTGGGCGGCGACCGGGGCGTGGCCGGTCCCCCCGTCGAGGACGACGACACCACGCAGCTCGCCGTCATCTCCGACTCCGACCCCCGGCCCGCCGGGGATCTCCCGGGCCCGCGGGGGCCCGTGGCCGACGCGCCCGGGGCGCCCGCCGCCGCGGCGACCGGGGGTGCCGAGAGCGACGTACCGCGCCAGCCGGCGCCCGGCGACCCCCGCTACCCCGGTCCCCAGCCCGGCCACCCCGGCGCCCCCGGGCCGCAGGCAGGTCCCCCCGCGCCGTACGGGCACGGCGCCCAGACCCCGCCGCACGGCGCGCCGCCGCCGGGCGGCGTACCCGCGCCGGGCGGACCCGGGCACGCGGGCTCCGGGCGGCCTCCGGGCGCGCCGCCGCCCACGGCACACGGCATGCCCGGCCCCGGCGCCCCCCACCCCGGGCCCGGCGGGCCCGGCACCCCGGGTGCGACCGGTGCGACCGCGCCCTACACCCACCCGCAGGGCGCCCCCGCGGGGGGCCAGTGGCAGCGGTACGACCCCTGGGCGCCCGCGCACGCGGCGCACGCTCCGGAGCGGCGCAAGGGGCGCGTGGCCACCCTCGTCGGGGCGCTGGTCATCGCGCTCGTCGCCGGTGGCATCGGCGGTGCCATCGGCAGCTACATCGAGCGCAACGGCACCCCGGGCCAGGTCGAGTTGGACCAGTCCTCCGCGACCGACGACGGCGGCAAGCGGCCGCCCGGCAGCGTCGCCGGGATCGCCCGGTCCGCGCTGCCCGGGGTCGTGACGCTGCGCGTCAGCGGCGTCGCCGAGCAGTCCACCGGCACCGGCTTCGTCCTCGACAAGCGCGGGCACATCCTGACCAACAACCACGTCGTGCAGCCCGCCGAGGACGGCGGCGACATAACGGTGACGTTCAGCGGCGGCGAGTCCAAGTCCGCGGAGGTCGTCGGCGGCGACGCCGGCTACGACCTCGCCGTCGTCCGCGTCGAGGGTGTTTCCGGGCTGAAGCCGCTGCCGCTCGGCAACTCGGGCTCCGTCGCCGTCGGCGACCCCGTCGTCGCCATCGGCGCGCCGTACGACCTGCCCAACACCGTCACCTCCGGGATCATCAGCGCCAAGGAGCGCCCGATCACCGCCGGCGGCGAGCAGGGCGACGGCAGCGACGTCAGTTACGTCAACGCCCTGCAGACCGACGCCCCGATCAACCCCGGCAACTCCGGCGGCCCGCTCCTCGACTCCGAGGGGCGCGTGATCGGCATCAACAGCGCCATCCGGGGCGCCGACAACGGCAGCGGCGAGCCCCAGACCGAGCAGGGCGGCAGCATCGGCCTGGGCTTCGCCATCCCGGTCAACAAGGGCGCGGAAGTCGCCGAGGAGCTGATCAACACCGGGAAGGCCACGCACCCCGTCATCGGCGTGACGCTCAACATGCAGTACACGGGCGACGGCGCCCAGGTCGGCACCTCCGCGGAGGAGGGCGGCACCGAGCCGGTCACCCCGGGCGGCCCCGCCGACACCGCGGGCATCGAGCCGGGGGACGTCATCACCGGGGTCGACGGCGAAGCGGTGCACAACGGCGAGGAGTTGATCGTCAAGATCCGCAGCCGCAGCCCCCAGGACGAGCTGACGCTGACGATCGAGCGCGACGGCGAGGAGCTGACCGTGGACGTCACTCTCGGCGAGGGCGAGTCCACCGACTGA
- a CDS encoding DUF6758 family protein, whose amino-acid sequence MRGEPSCPKCGGRVRAPGLFTDSWQCERHGPVQPLQPVIPPSVEALGVVVHRAQVPVWMPWPLPLGWLFTGVANAGDDRSGGRATAVACSGPGPLGGPGELILVAEELGVGLGARFAGVQGPDPGPGMCTDKPPDAKVIAAGRPTPLWHVGGVPADRAVFAGEARGLWLWAVVWPEQSGLLLYDELVLTDLRDAGAEIELLPCGALSPRLL is encoded by the coding sequence ATGAGGGGCGAACCCAGTTGCCCGAAGTGCGGCGGGCGGGTCCGGGCGCCCGGTCTCTTCACCGACTCCTGGCAGTGCGAGCGGCACGGACCCGTGCAGCCGCTGCAGCCCGTCATACCGCCCAGCGTCGAGGCGCTGGGGGTGGTGGTGCACCGGGCCCAGGTGCCGGTGTGGATGCCGTGGCCGCTCCCCCTGGGCTGGCTGTTCACCGGCGTCGCCAACGCGGGCGACGACCGCAGCGGCGGCCGGGCGACCGCCGTCGCCTGCTCGGGCCCCGGCCCGCTGGGCGGGCCCGGCGAGCTGATCCTCGTCGCCGAGGAGCTGGGCGTCGGCCTCGGCGCGCGCTTCGCCGGCGTCCAGGGGCCCGACCCCGGCCCCGGAATGTGCACCGACAAGCCGCCGGACGCCAAGGTCATCGCCGCCGGCCGGCCCACCCCGCTGTGGCACGTCGGCGGCGTGCCCGCGGACCGGGCCGTCTTCGCGGGGGAGGCGCGCGGGCTGTGGCTGTGGGCGGTGGTCTGGCCGGAGCAGTCCGGCCTGCTGCTCTACGACGAGCTGGTGCTCACCGACCTGCGGGACGCGGGCGCCGAGATCGAGCTGCTGCCCTGCGGGGCGCTGTCGCCGCGACTGCTGTAG
- a CDS encoding suppressor of fused domain protein: MAYDDVLAQVERRLTGAFGEPDARASVTFVGTDRIEVVRFPSATAEGEPLLRYATLGMSAQPMTDPAQVLADPLRGPRAELLLTVRAGRADTAKVLRPLAVLAASPQVEGVVVAPGASLEVGEPLWPGAPFRAVLVAEPGGLVDDVVLPEPREPVRFLPLLPMTPNEAAWKRAHGAAALRERWLTAGTDLRDPLRRGVDLGA, from the coding sequence ATGGCGTACGACGACGTGCTCGCGCAGGTGGAACGGCGGCTGACCGGGGCGTTCGGCGAGCCCGACGCGCGGGCCTCCGTGACCTTCGTCGGCACGGACCGCATCGAGGTGGTGCGTTTCCCGTCGGCCACCGCGGAAGGCGAACCGCTGCTGCGCTACGCCACCCTGGGCATGTCCGCGCAGCCCATGACCGACCCCGCGCAGGTGCTGGCCGACCCGCTGCGCGGCCCGCGCGCCGAGCTGCTGCTGACCGTACGGGCCGGGCGCGCCGACACCGCCAAGGTGCTGCGCCCGCTCGCCGTCCTCGCCGCGTCGCCGCAGGTCGAGGGCGTCGTCGTGGCGCCGGGGGCGTCGCTGGAGGTGGGCGAGCCGCTGTGGCCGGGGGCGCCGTTCCGCGCGGTGCTGGTCGCGGAGCCGGGCGGGCTCGTCGACGACGTGGTGCTCCCGGAGCCGCGGGAGCCGGTGCGGTTCCTGCCGCTGCTGCCGATGACCCCCAACGAGGCCGCGTGGAAGCGGGCGCACGGCGCGGCGGCGCTGCGCGAGCGCTGGCTCACCGCGGGCACGGACCTGCGCGACCCGCTGCGCCGCGGGGTGGATCTGGGCGCGTAG
- a CDS encoding magnesium and cobalt transport protein CorA has protein sequence MSMIRDLRAVVRPARRRRGQSAHGYDPTRDPAAGSAVVDCAVYRGGRRVSERLSPAQAMRRVRAGGGFAWIGLHEPTEREFAGIAEEFGLHPLAVEDAIDAHQRPKLEPYEDSLFTVFKTLHYAEQAELTASSEVVETGEVMCFTGEDFIITVRHGGQGSLRALRARLEQDQELLATGPSAVLHAIADQIVDSYLVVADAVQEDIDEVEIDVFSPGRGRSGRGSDAGRVYQLKREVLEFKRAVAPLLRPMQLLSERPMRFVDPEIQKYFRDVADHVARVHEQVVNFDELLNSILQANLAQATVAQNEDMRKITSWAAIFAVPTMIAGVYGMNFDHMPETQWEYGYPLVLTVILGICLAMHRGFRRNGWL, from the coding sequence ATGTCGATGATCCGTGACCTGCGAGCCGTCGTCCGTCCCGCCCGCAGGCGCCGGGGCCAGTCCGCCCACGGCTACGACCCCACCCGCGACCCGGCCGCCGGCAGCGCCGTCGTCGACTGCGCCGTCTACCGCGGCGGCCGGCGCGTCAGCGAGCGGCTCTCGCCCGCGCAGGCGATGCGCCGGGTGCGCGCCGGCGGCGGCTTCGCGTGGATCGGGCTGCACGAGCCGACGGAGCGCGAGTTCGCCGGCATCGCCGAGGAGTTCGGGCTGCACCCGCTGGCCGTCGAGGACGCGATCGACGCACACCAGCGGCCGAAGCTGGAGCCGTACGAGGACTCGCTGTTCACCGTCTTCAAGACCCTGCACTACGCCGAGCAGGCCGAACTCACCGCCTCCAGCGAGGTGGTGGAGACCGGCGAGGTGATGTGCTTCACCGGCGAGGACTTCATCATCACCGTCCGGCACGGCGGCCAGGGCTCGCTGCGGGCGCTGCGCGCCCGGCTGGAGCAGGACCAGGAGCTGCTGGCGACCGGCCCGTCCGCGGTGCTGCACGCCATCGCCGACCAGATCGTCGACAGTTACCTCGTCGTCGCCGACGCCGTCCAAGAGGACATCGACGAGGTCGAGATCGACGTCTTCTCGCCGGGCCGCGGCCGCAGCGGGCGCGGCAGCGACGCCGGGCGGGTGTACCAGCTCAAGCGCGAGGTGCTGGAGTTCAAGCGGGCCGTGGCCCCGCTGCTGCGGCCGATGCAGTTGCTGTCGGAGCGGCCGATGCGGTTCGTCGACCCGGAGATCCAGAAGTACTTCCGGGACGTCGCGGACCACGTGGCGCGCGTGCACGAGCAGGTCGTCAACTTCGACGAGCTGCTCAACTCCATCCTCCAGGCCAACCTGGCGCAGGCCACGGTGGCGCAGAACGAGGACATGCGCAAGATCACGTCGTGGGCGGCGATCTTCGCGGTGCCGACGATGATCGCCGGGGTCTACGGCATGAACTTCGACCACATGCCGGAGACGCAGTGGGAGTACGGCTATCCCCTGGTGCTCACCGTGATCCTCGGCATCTGCCTGGCCATGCACCGCGGCTTCCGCCGCAACGGCTGGCTGTAG
- a CDS encoding anti-sigma factor — protein MSSVGGLSPAEQHLGEALAALVDGELPHDARDRVLAHLATCPRCKAEADEQRRLKSVFSAAAPPPPSDGLLARLENLPGVDLDDPARRSPFAGGAGGAARTGGRAGGVRAPRAGGFGGGVLDGAVLDGGPGFPIHEVERPAAARGRRFAFAAAGAVSFAALALGGALPIESAIDPAGSPAVTPGDRGVPARYSYDPQLSTSGGAQDAGPVQPYTTQSGPLQMAASATAATTATPQPPLLSVFAVTKSATPAPKTALSGMNTPSPQ, from the coding sequence GTGAGCAGCGTGGGCGGGCTGTCGCCCGCCGAGCAGCACCTGGGCGAAGCGCTGGCGGCGCTGGTCGACGGGGAACTGCCCCACGACGCGCGGGACCGCGTGCTGGCCCATCTGGCGACGTGTCCGCGGTGCAAGGCCGAGGCCGACGAGCAGCGCCGGCTGAAGAGCGTGTTCTCCGCCGCCGCCCCGCCGCCGCCCTCGGACGGCCTGCTGGCCCGGCTGGAGAACCTGCCGGGCGTCGACCTCGACGACCCCGCCCGCCGGTCGCCCTTCGCGGGCGGGGCCGGCGGTGCCGCGCGTACGGGCGGCAGGGCCGGCGGCGTGCGCGCCCCCCGGGCCGGCGGCTTCGGCGGCGGTGTCCTCGACGGCGCCGTGCTCGACGGCGGCCCCGGGTTCCCGATCCACGAGGTCGAGCGGCCCGCCGCCGCCCGCGGGCGGCGCTTCGCGTTCGCCGCAGCCGGCGCGGTCTCCTTCGCGGCCCTCGCCCTCGGCGGCGCGCTGCCCATCGAGTCGGCCATCGACCCCGCAGGATCCCCGGCCGTCACCCCCGGCGACCGCGGCGTGCCCGCGCGCTACTCGTACGACCCCCAGCTCTCCACCTCCGGCGGCGCGCAGGACGCCGGGCCGGTCCAGCCGTACACGACGCAGAGCGGGCCGTTGCAGATGGCCGCCTCCGCGACGGCGGCCACGACCGCGACGCCGCAGCCTCCGCTGCTGTCGGTCTTCGCGGTCACCAAGTCGGCGACGCCCGCGCCGAAGACCGCGCTGAGCGGGATGAACACCCCGTCGCCGCAGTGA
- the sigE gene encoding RNA polymerase sigma factor SigE — translation MVGGLLDTTRATRGGAAASGERDARRRFRRGSRAPDEPKSVTDNADDRSHAADTVTVAGFSTFPADDASSKGWTPPSWEEIVSTHSGRVYRLAYRLTGNRHDAEDLTQEVFIRVFRSLSTYTPGTFEGWLHRITTNLFLDQVRRKQRIRFDALGDDAAERLPSREPSPQQHFNDTHFDADVQQALDTLAPEFRAAVVLCDIEGLSYEEIAATLGVKLGTVRSRIHRGRSHLRKALKHRSPEARAEQRSLAGAGQGAYGSDEEGGTL, via the coding sequence ATGGTAGGGGGCCTACTGGACACCACCAGAGCCACCAGGGGAGGTGCGGCCGCGTCCGGCGAACGGGACGCCCGGCGACGTTTTCGCCGCGGGTCCCGGGCACCGGATGAGCCGAAATCCGTGACCGACAATGCTGACGACCGCAGCCATGCCGCCGACACCGTGACCGTTGCCGGATTCTCCACGTTCCCGGCCGACGACGCGTCGTCCAAGGGGTGGACTCCGCCTTCGTGGGAGGAGATCGTCAGCACTCACAGCGGTCGCGTCTACCGTCTCGCCTATCGCCTCACCGGGAACCGGCACGACGCGGAGGACCTCACGCAGGAGGTCTTCATCCGCGTCTTCCGGTCGCTGTCGACGTACACCCCCGGGACGTTCGAGGGCTGGCTGCACCGCATCACCACGAATCTCTTCCTCGACCAGGTGCGGCGCAAGCAGCGCATCCGGTTCGACGCGCTCGGTGACGACGCCGCCGAGCGGCTGCCGAGCCGCGAGCCGTCGCCGCAGCAGCACTTCAACGACACGCACTTCGACGCCGACGTCCAGCAGGCGCTGGACACCCTCGCGCCCGAGTTCCGGGCAGCGGTGGTGCTGTGCGACATCGAGGGCCTGTCGTACGAGGAGATCGCCGCCACCCTGGGCGTCAAGCTGGGCACGGTCCGCAGCCGGATCCACCGCGGCCGTTCCCACCTGCGCAAGGCGCTCAAGCACCGCTCCCCGGAGGCGAGGGCCGAGCAGCGCTCGCTCGCCGGGGCGGGGCAGGGCGCCTACGGCTCGGACGAGGAGGGCGGAACGCTGTGA
- a CDS encoding PHP domain-containing protein translates to MRIDLHTHSADSDGTDTPADLVRKAAAEGLDVVALTDHDGVGGHAEAVEALPDGLTLVPGMELSCDLDGVSLHMLAYLFDTEEPELTRERDAVRNDRVRRARLMTERLIELGVPITWERVQEIAGEGAIARPHVASAMIEAGVVDSVQDAFTDEWIGSGGRAYVEKHELDPFDAIRLIKGAGGVTVFAHPLAVKRGVCLPESAVAELAAAGLDGIEVDHMDHDEETRARLRGMATDLGLLATGSSDYHGSRKTCRLGEFTTAPEVYEQIVDRATGASPIKR, encoded by the coding sequence GTGCGCATCGACCTGCATACCCACTCCGCCGATTCGGACGGTACGGACACCCCCGCCGACCTGGTGCGCAAAGCGGCGGCCGAGGGTCTGGACGTCGTCGCGCTCACCGACCACGACGGCGTCGGCGGCCACGCCGAGGCCGTCGAGGCGCTGCCCGACGGGCTGACCCTCGTGCCGGGCATGGAGCTGTCCTGCGACCTCGACGGCGTCAGCCTGCACATGCTCGCGTACCTCTTCGACACCGAGGAGCCGGAGCTGACCCGCGAGCGCGACGCCGTGCGCAACGACCGGGTGCGCCGGGCGCGGCTGATGACCGAGCGGCTGATCGAGCTGGGCGTCCCGATCACCTGGGAGCGGGTGCAGGAGATCGCCGGTGAGGGCGCCATCGCCCGGCCGCACGTGGCCAGCGCGATGATCGAGGCCGGCGTCGTCGACTCGGTGCAGGACGCGTTCACCGACGAGTGGATCGGCTCCGGGGGCCGCGCGTACGTGGAGAAGCACGAACTGGACCCCTTCGACGCCATCCGGCTCATCAAGGGCGCCGGCGGCGTCACGGTCTTCGCCCACCCGCTCGCGGTCAAGCGCGGCGTGTGCCTGCCGGAGAGCGCCGTCGCGGAACTGGCCGCGGCGGGCCTCGACGGCATCGAGGTGGACCACATGGACCACGACGAGGAGACCCGCGCCCGGCTGCGCGGCATGGCCACCGACCTGGGCCTCCTGGCCACCGGCTCCAGCGACTACCACGGCTCCCGCAAGACCTGCCGCCTGGGCGAGTTCACGACGGCCCCGGAGGTCTACGAACAGATCGTGGACCGCGCCACGGGCGCCTCCCCGATCAAGCGCTGA
- the soxR gene encoding redox-sensitive transcriptional activator SoxR, whose amino-acid sequence MTHHLSPRAKEATIGELSARSGVPQSALRFYERQGLISSRRTTGNQRRFSRDTLRRVAFIRASQRVGIPLAAIRDALAVLPEGRTPTRADWAELSEGWRKDLNTHIRRLERLRDNLTECIGCGCLSLDRCALANTDDRLGERGPGARGLGV is encoded by the coding sequence ATGACGCACCACCTGTCGCCCCGGGCCAAGGAAGCCACCATCGGCGAGCTGTCCGCCCGTAGCGGAGTCCCCCAGTCCGCGCTGCGCTTCTACGAGCGCCAGGGCCTGATCAGCAGCCGCCGCACCACCGGCAACCAGCGCCGCTTCTCCCGGGACACCCTGCGCAGGGTCGCGTTCATCCGCGCCTCGCAGCGCGTCGGCATCCCGCTGGCCGCGATCCGCGACGCCCTCGCGGTGCTGCCCGAGGGCCGCACGCCCACCCGCGCCGACTGGGCGGAGCTGTCGGAGGGCTGGCGCAAGGATCTCAACACGCACATCCGCCGGCTGGAGCGGCTGCGCGACAACCTCACCGAGTGCATCGGCTGCGGCTGCCTGTCCCTCGACAGGTGCGCGCTGGCCAACACCGACGACCGCCTCGGCGAACGCGGCCCGGGCGCCCGCGGCCTCGGGGTGTGA